A genomic region of Dreissena polymorpha isolate Duluth1 chromosome 4, UMN_Dpol_1.0, whole genome shotgun sequence contains the following coding sequences:
- the LOC127878257 gene encoding uncharacterized protein LOC127878257, which yields MLEASEDPALLPRFDISHDFGLSVVSASDDIALNRTSEFEPFDLTRAEVQPPVVIDERNLPEPAVSDSVLTQPETIEYTVVDAGTKRGKPKLVSSDGYSFTFKLKTAAVVDVFAAYVNLDEQLGQLWEEYDQRELTTEDFLTKIGETYAF from the exons ATGCTTGAG GCATCCGAGGATCCTGCTTTGCTTCCACGGTTCGACATTTCGCACGATTTCGGATTGTCCGTCGTGTCAGCGTCAGATGACATAGCGCTCAACCGAACGTCCGAGTTCGAGCCTTTTGATTTGACAAGAGCCGAAGTGCAACCGCCCGTTGTGATCGACGAACG TAATCTTCCAGAGCCAGCTGTATCCGACAGTGTACTAACTCAGCCCGAAACCATAGAATACACCGTTGTAGACGCAGGAACCAAAAGAGGCAAACCAAAGCTAGTATCCTCCGATGGATATTCATTCACGTTTAAG TTGAAGACAGCGGCCGTGGTTGATGTGTTCGCAGCCTATGTAAATCTTGACGAGCAGCTTGGCCAGCTATGGGAAGAATACGACCAGCGGGAACTGACCACCGAGGATTTCCTAACCAAGATCGGGGAGACGTATGCCTTCTGA